One segment of Pontibacter akesuensis DNA contains the following:
- a CDS encoding cell division protein ZapA has translation MSELSIKIRIAEREYPMRVKEEEEERIRAVGKVLNERLRFFKDQFGIQEKQDLLAMVAFETMVEKMKLEDEKASDVTKVDQHLQVLENLLSSVNK, from the coding sequence ATGAGTGAATTATCGATCAAGATTCGCATTGCGGAACGCGAGTATCCGATGCGGGTGAAGGAAGAGGAAGAAGAAAGAATTAGGGCAGTGGGCAAGGTGCTGAACGAGCGCCTGCGCTTTTTTAAGGATCAGTTTGGGATACAGGAAAAGCAGGATCTGCTGGCTATGGTGGCGTTTGAAACCATGGTGGAGAAGATGAAGCTGGAGGATGAAAAGGCCTCAGACGTGACCAAAGTGGATCAGCACCTGCAGGTTCTGGAAAACCTCTTATCATCAGTGAATAAATAA
- the ade gene encoding adenine deaminase, translated as MHNDFSVSGHIIDIHNSEIYQGTVHVSNGRISKIVREANSGTNYILPGFVDAHVHVESSMLVPSEFARLAVPHGTVATVSDPHEIGNVLGVKGVEYMVENGKKVPFKFYFGAPSCVPATPFETAGAEITAADIETLFQRDEIKYLAEMMNWPGVLNRDPDVMEKIELAKKCGKAVDGHAPGLMGEQAKLYASAGITTDHECFTAEEALDKLDAGMKILIREGSAAKNFEALIELLPEHYQNIMFCSDDKHPDNLVEGHINLLVKRALAKGNDLFHVLQAACVNPVTHYKLEVGLLREGEAADFILVDNPKDFNVQATYINGALVAEQGKSKIAYTPSEEINNFETDIKVEAQFEVALGDASRIRVIEAYDGQLITKEVWATPKVDNGFIISDVAQDVLKIAVVNRYENSIPAVAFIKNVGLKEGAIASSVGHDSHNIVAVGVDDASITRAVNLIIEAKGGVAAVAGEKEQLLPLPVAGIMSAQDGYKVAEAYSAIDRMSKEMGSTLASPFMTLSFMALLVIPSLKLSDKGLFNGDVFEFVPVAE; from the coding sequence ATGCACAACGATTTTTCCGTCTCCGGACATATAATTGACATCCATAACAGTGAAATTTACCAAGGCACCGTCCATGTTTCAAACGGGCGCATTTCTAAAATAGTTCGTGAGGCCAACAGCGGCACAAATTATATTCTACCCGGATTTGTGGATGCCCACGTGCACGTGGAAAGCTCCATGTTGGTGCCCAGTGAGTTCGCCCGGCTGGCGGTGCCGCACGGTACGGTAGCCACTGTTTCGGACCCGCATGAGATCGGGAACGTACTCGGCGTAAAGGGTGTGGAGTACATGGTGGAGAACGGGAAAAAAGTACCATTCAAGTTCTATTTCGGAGCTCCGTCCTGTGTGCCGGCCACTCCTTTCGAGACGGCCGGTGCCGAGATCACGGCTGCCGACATCGAAACGCTTTTCCAGCGCGACGAGATAAAGTACCTGGCCGAGATGATGAACTGGCCCGGCGTGCTGAACCGCGACCCGGACGTGATGGAGAAAATTGAGCTGGCCAAAAAGTGTGGCAAAGCCGTGGACGGGCACGCGCCCGGCCTGATGGGCGAGCAGGCCAAACTGTACGCCTCCGCCGGCATCACCACCGACCACGAGTGCTTCACGGCAGAAGAGGCACTGGACAAACTGGACGCAGGCATGAAAATTCTGATCCGGGAAGGCAGCGCGGCCAAGAACTTCGAGGCGCTTATTGAACTGTTGCCGGAGCATTATCAAAACATCATGTTCTGCTCCGACGACAAGCACCCCGACAACCTGGTGGAGGGCCACATCAACCTGCTGGTGAAGCGCGCGCTGGCCAAAGGCAACGACCTGTTCCATGTGCTGCAGGCGGCTTGTGTAAACCCGGTAACGCACTATAAACTGGAGGTGGGCTTGCTGCGCGAAGGTGAGGCGGCTGACTTTATACTTGTGGACAATCCGAAAGACTTTAACGTGCAGGCAACTTACATCAACGGGGCGCTGGTGGCCGAGCAGGGCAAGTCGAAAATTGCGTACACGCCAAGCGAGGAGATCAACAACTTCGAAACGGATATAAAAGTAGAAGCCCAGTTTGAGGTGGCCCTGGGCGATGCCAGCAGGATCAGGGTGATAGAGGCGTACGACGGACAGTTGATCACGAAAGAAGTATGGGCAACGCCAAAAGTAGACAACGGCTTCATTATCTCTGATGTGGCCCAGGACGTGCTGAAAATAGCCGTCGTGAATCGCTATGAGAACAGCATCCCAGCCGTGGCCTTTATTAAAAACGTAGGTCTTAAGGAAGGAGCCATCGCCTCTTCCGTAGGCCACGACTCCCATAACATTGTGGCCGTGGGCGTGGATGATGCAAGTATAACGCGTGCCGTAAACCTGATCATCGAGGCCAAGGGCGGCGTGGCTGCTGTGGCCGGCGAGAAAGAGCAGTTGCTTCCCCTGCCGGTGGCAGGCATTATGTCAGCGCAGGATGGCTACAAAGTGGCCGAAGCATACTCGGCTATCGACCGGATGAGCAAAGAAATGGGCAGCACACTCGCCTCTCCGTTCATGACGCTCTCGTTCATGGCGCTGCTCGTAATCCCATCGCTCAAGCTAAGCGACAAAGGACTTTTTAACGGGGATGTGTTTGAATTTGTGCCTGTGGCAGAGTAA
- the rny gene encoding ribonuclease Y — MPDIIYILLTALVALAVGVFIGRSLLQKVYKQQEEDARQRAKNIIREAEIEAESTKKDRILEAKEKYLKLKSEFEDDVNKKKNIIIQNEAKVKQREQQVQKQMEQAKRLEADLQKEKDGLQAQFDKEKDNLRAQQEQLNKRKEEVEQQHQEIVGQLEKIAGLTAAEAREQLVEALKSEAQSHASSHIKDIVAQAKLTATKEAKKIVIETIQRTAAEHAIENCVSVFNIESDDIKGKIIGREGRNIRALEAATGVEIIVDDTPEAIIISGFDPVRREIARLSLHRLVADGRIHPARIEEVVTKTRKNIEEEIVEIGERTAIDLGIHGLHPELIKMVGRMRFRSSYGQNLLQHSREVANLCATMAAELGLNVKHAKRAGLLHDIGKVTPDEPELPHAIIGMELAKKYKEHPDVCNAIGAHHDEVEMTAMVSPLVQACDAISGSRPGARREIMESYIKRLKELEETAVSFEGVNQCYAIQAGRELRVMVDADNVTDEKAAQLSYEISQKIEKEMQYPGQIKITVIREMRAVSYAK, encoded by the coding sequence ATGCCAGATATCATTTACATTTTACTAACAGCCCTGGTGGCGCTCGCAGTGGGCGTTTTCATTGGGCGCTCGCTGCTGCAGAAGGTCTACAAGCAGCAGGAGGAAGACGCGCGTCAGCGTGCCAAGAACATCATTCGTGAGGCCGAGATTGAGGCTGAAAGCACCAAGAAAGACCGTATCCTGGAGGCGAAGGAGAAATACCTGAAGCTGAAGTCCGAGTTCGAGGACGATGTGAACAAGAAGAAGAACATCATCATCCAGAACGAAGCCAAGGTAAAGCAGCGCGAGCAGCAGGTGCAGAAGCAGATGGAGCAGGCCAAGCGCCTCGAAGCTGATCTGCAGAAAGAGAAAGACGGCCTGCAGGCGCAGTTCGATAAGGAAAAAGACAACCTGCGTGCACAGCAGGAGCAGCTGAACAAGCGCAAAGAAGAGGTAGAGCAGCAGCACCAGGAGATCGTAGGGCAGCTGGAGAAGATTGCTGGCTTAACGGCCGCCGAAGCGCGTGAGCAGCTGGTGGAGGCCCTGAAAAGCGAAGCACAGTCGCATGCCTCCTCCCATATCAAAGATATTGTGGCCCAGGCCAAGCTTACGGCTACCAAAGAGGCAAAGAAGATCGTTATTGAAACCATACAGCGCACAGCAGCAGAGCATGCTATTGAAAACTGCGTGTCGGTATTCAACATCGAGAGCGACGACATTAAAGGCAAGATCATTGGTCGTGAAGGCCGTAACATCCGCGCCCTTGAAGCCGCTACAGGTGTAGAAATCATTGTGGATGATACCCCGGAGGCGATTATTATCTCTGGCTTCGACCCGGTTCGCCGCGAAATTGCCCGTCTGTCGTTGCACCGCCTGGTGGCCGATGGTCGTATTCACCCGGCCCGCATTGAGGAGGTGGTGACCAAGACCCGCAAAAACATAGAGGAAGAGATTGTAGAGATCGGTGAGCGTACGGCTATTGATCTGGGTATTCACGGTCTGCACCCAGAGCTGATCAAGATGGTGGGCCGCATGCGTTTCCGCTCGTCTTACGGTCAGAACCTGCTGCAGCACTCACGCGAAGTGGCCAACCTTTGCGCCACGATGGCGGCCGAACTTGGCCTGAACGTGAAGCACGCGAAGCGCGCCGGCCTGCTGCACGATATTGGCAAGGTAACGCCAGACGAGCCGGAACTTCCGCACGCGATTATCGGTATGGAACTGGCCAAGAAGTATAAAGAGCATCCGGATGTGTGCAACGCCATCGGCGCTCACCACGATGAAGTAGAAATGACCGCCATGGTTTCCCCGCTGGTGCAGGCCTGCGACGCCATCTCTGGCTCAAGACCAGGTGCCCGCCGCGAGATTATGGAGTCGTACATCAAGCGCCTGAAGGAGTTGGAAGAAACCGCTGTTTCGTTTGAAGGCGTTAACCAGTGCTACGCTATCCAAGCGGGCCGTGAGTTGCGCGTGATGGTGGATGCCGACAATGTAACGGACGAAAAAGCAGCACAGCTTTCCTATGAAATTTCGCAGAAGATCGAGAAGGAAATGCAGTATCCGGGCCAGATCAAGATTACGGTAATCCGGGAGATGCGCGCTGTTAGCTACGCGAAATAA
- the sucD gene encoding succinate--CoA ligase subunit alpha — translation MSVLVNKDSKVIVQGFTGTEGSFHAEQMIEYGTNVVGGVTPGKGGSTHLDRPVFNTVAEAVEKAGANVSIIFVPPAFAADAIMEAADAGIKVIVAITEGIPVKDMVQAKNYLKNKEVTLIGPNCPGVITPGEAKVGIMPGFVFKSGRIGIVSKSGTLTYEAADQIVKAGLGISTAIGIGGDPIIGTPTKNAVELLMNDPETDAIVMIGEIGGNYEAMAAQYIRETGNKKPVVGFIAGQTAPAGRRMGHAGAIVGGADDTAAAKMKIMRENGIHVVESPAEIGDAMVKALQEAGINA, via the coding sequence ATGAGTGTTTTAGTAAATAAAGATTCAAAAGTGATCGTACAGGGCTTTACCGGCACTGAGGGATCGTTCCATGCAGAGCAGATGATCGAGTACGGCACGAACGTAGTTGGTGGCGTAACGCCTGGCAAAGGTGGTTCTACTCACCTCGACCGTCCGGTGTTCAACACTGTTGCCGAGGCTGTTGAGAAGGCTGGCGCTAACGTGTCCATCATTTTCGTACCACCTGCTTTCGCTGCTGACGCTATCATGGAAGCCGCTGACGCTGGCATCAAGGTTATCGTGGCGATCACTGAGGGAATCCCTGTGAAGGACATGGTGCAGGCTAAAAACTACCTGAAGAACAAGGAAGTGACCCTGATCGGTCCTAACTGCCCAGGTGTTATCACTCCGGGTGAGGCAAAAGTTGGTATCATGCCAGGTTTCGTGTTCAAGTCAGGTCGTATCGGTATCGTGTCTAAGTCTGGTACCTTGACGTATGAGGCTGCCGACCAGATCGTGAAAGCTGGCTTGGGTATTTCCACTGCCATCGGTATCGGTGGTGACCCGATCATCGGAACGCCAACTAAAAATGCGGTTGAATTGCTGATGAACGACCCGGAGACGGATGCGATTGTAATGATCGGTGAAATTGGCGGTAACTACGAGGCAATGGCTGCACAGTATATCCGCGAAACCGGCAACAAAAAGCCAGTGGTTGGTTTCATCGCTGGCCAAACTGCTCCTGCCGGTCGCCGTATGGGCCACGCTGGTGCTATTGTGGGTGGTGCTGATGATACAGCTGCCGCTAAAATGAAGATCATGCGCGAAAACGGCATCCACGTGGTGGAGTCTCCTGCCGAGATTGGCGACGCGATGGTAAAAGCGCTTCAGGAAGCTGGCATCAACGCATAA
- a CDS encoding DUF502 domain-containing protein, translating to MKNLFRYFLNGLLIIAPIAITVFIVVGIIDWMDSLFDLGIPGLGILLMVVLLTIVGFIGSSFFVKPFLVIMERLLHKVPLVSIIYSSIKDLFDAFVGDNQKFNKPVLVKMTEDSENYKMGFVTQEELLQLNVEDKVAVYFPHSYNFSGELFLVPMRNVTYLDLPSSEVMKFIVSGGVSKL from the coding sequence ATGAAGAACCTCTTCCGCTACTTCTTAAACGGACTCCTGATTATTGCACCCATCGCCATTACGGTGTTCATTGTGGTGGGCATTATCGATTGGATGGACAGCCTTTTTGACCTCGGCATACCTGGTCTGGGCATCCTGCTGATGGTGGTGCTGCTAACCATCGTGGGTTTTATCGGGTCCTCGTTCTTTGTAAAGCCTTTCCTGGTGATCATGGAGCGGCTGCTGCACAAGGTGCCGCTCGTGAGCATTATCTACTCCAGCATAAAAGATCTGTTTGATGCCTTTGTGGGCGACAACCAGAAGTTCAACAAGCCGGTGCTGGTGAAAATGACAGAGGACTCGGAAAACTACAAGATGGGCTTCGTGACGCAGGAGGAGCTGCTGCAACTGAACGTGGAGGACAAGGTGGCCGTGTACTTTCCGCACTCCTACAACTTCTCCGGCGAACTGTTCCTGGTGCCCATGCGCAACGTCACCTACCTCGACCTGCCCAGCAGCGAAGTGATGAAGTTCATCGTATCCGGCGGAGTTTCGAAGTTATAA
- a CDS encoding response regulator — translation MRKLSGVLLIDDDDTTNFLNQRLLDRMEVTDNIRTFVNGKQAFDYLYNVSNNNYEEESSNYFLPELIFLDINMPVMDGFELLDLYERLDASFRERIVMAVLTTSTHPQDTANSKKYNAEYLTKPLTAEKVTALLNQHFKTQEENTK, via the coding sequence ATGAGAAAACTTTCTGGCGTTCTGCTTATAGATGACGATGACACCACTAACTTCCTTAACCAGCGGCTGCTGGACAGAATGGAGGTTACGGATAACATCAGGACATTTGTGAACGGCAAACAGGCATTTGACTACCTATACAACGTTAGCAACAACAACTACGAGGAGGAGAGCAGTAATTATTTCCTGCCGGAGCTTATTTTCCTGGACATCAACATGCCGGTGATGGATGGCTTCGAACTGCTGGATCTGTACGAACGGTTGGACGCTAGTTTCAGGGAGCGGATTGTGATGGCGGTACTGACCACCTCCACCCATCCGCAGGACACAGCCAACTCCAAAAAGTATAATGCCGAGTACCTCACCAAACCGCTGACGGCCGAAAAGGTAACGGCACTGCTTAACCAGCACTTTAAAACGCAGGAAGAAAACACGAAGTAA
- the cmk gene encoding (d)CMP kinase, producing MKKIVIALDGYSSCGKSTTAKLVAAELNYAYIDTGAMYRAVTLYFLQNHVSRTNPKEIKEALKNIEVEFHYNPKKKRNEVYLNGLNVEDEIRKMYISNQVSEVSVIAEVRHAMVAEQQRMGRKRGVVMDGRDIGTAVFPDAEVKIFMTADVDMRAKRRQVELLEKNQLVNLDEIKENLQKRDRIDSTRAESPLRRAEDAVLLDTTHMTIDEQVEFVLEHVTAHLLNKECAEQQK from the coding sequence ATGAAGAAAATTGTAATCGCGCTTGATGGGTACTCCTCATGCGGCAAAAGCACCACGGCCAAGCTCGTAGCAGCCGAACTTAACTATGCCTACATTGATACCGGCGCCATGTACCGGGCGGTTACACTCTACTTCCTGCAGAACCACGTTTCCCGCACCAATCCAAAAGAGATTAAAGAGGCGCTAAAAAATATTGAGGTAGAGTTTCACTACAATCCTAAAAAGAAACGTAACGAAGTGTACCTGAATGGCCTGAACGTTGAAGATGAGATACGGAAAATGTACATCTCCAACCAGGTAAGTGAGGTGAGTGTGATAGCAGAGGTGCGGCACGCCATGGTGGCGGAGCAGCAGCGCATGGGCCGCAAGCGCGGTGTGGTGATGGATGGCCGCGACATTGGCACGGCTGTGTTCCCGGATGCGGAGGTGAAGATTTTTATGACCGCCGACGTGGACATGCGCGCCAAGCGCCGGCAGGTGGAGCTGCTGGAGAAAAACCAGTTGGTGAACCTGGACGAGATAAAGGAAAATCTGCAGAAGCGCGACCGGATCGACTCTACCAGGGCCGAAAGCCCGTTGCGGCGGGCCGAAGACGCCGTGTTGCTGGACACCACCCACATGACTATAGACGAGCAGGTGGAGTTTGTGCTGGAGCATGTAACAGCGCATCTCCTGAATAAAGAATGTGCAGAGCAACAGAAATGA
- a CDS encoding 4-hydroxy-3-methylbut-2-enyl diphosphate reductase — protein MNVTIDKNSGYCFGVEFAIQMAEDEMEHCEELYCLGDIVHNGMEVKRLYEKGLRIIDREQLKELRDCKVLIRAHGEPPETYQLALENNIELIDASCPVVLKLQNRVKHAFDAGKPDNAQVVIYGQVGHAEVIGLAGQTRDEAIIVTTEEDLEKIDFTRPVTLFSQTTKSTKGFYHIKSLIEERLQQANQDSTAVPNLNANDSICRQVSNREPQLAKFSTEHDVIVFVSGRKSSNGKALYGVCKHHNPNSYFIESEEELQEEWFADAQTVGVCGATSTPMWLMEQVATSINALEPEQV, from the coding sequence ATGAACGTAACAATAGATAAGAACTCCGGCTATTGCTTCGGCGTTGAGTTTGCCATCCAGATGGCGGAAGACGAAATGGAGCATTGTGAGGAGCTTTACTGCCTCGGCGATATTGTGCACAACGGTATGGAGGTGAAGCGCCTGTACGAGAAGGGCCTTCGCATCATAGACCGGGAGCAACTCAAGGAACTGCGCGACTGCAAAGTGCTGATACGGGCTCATGGCGAGCCGCCTGAAACGTACCAACTGGCCCTCGAAAACAACATCGAGCTGATCGACGCTTCATGCCCGGTGGTGCTGAAACTGCAGAACCGCGTAAAGCACGCGTTTGACGCAGGCAAGCCGGACAATGCCCAGGTGGTGATTTACGGCCAGGTAGGGCATGCCGAGGTGATTGGTTTGGCTGGCCAGACACGCGACGAAGCTATCATCGTAACAACAGAGGAAGACCTGGAGAAGATAGACTTCACCCGACCGGTGACGCTATTCAGCCAGACAACTAAATCCACAAAAGGCTTCTACCACATCAAATCACTTATTGAGGAGCGGCTGCAGCAGGCAAACCAAGACAGTACCGCGGTGCCTAACCTGAACGCCAACGACAGCATTTGCCGGCAGGTATCGAACCGCGAGCCGCAGCTGGCGAAATTCTCTACTGAGCATGATGTGATCGTGTTTGTGAGCGGCCGCAAGAGTTCGAACGGCAAGGCCCTGTACGGCGTTTGCAAGCACCACAACCCCAACAGCTATTTCATCGAAAGCGAGGAGGAATTGCAGGAAGAGTGGTTTGCCGATGCGCAAACCGTGGGTGTGTGCGGCGCCACATCTACGCCCATGTGGTTAATGGAGCAGGTGGCCACCAGTATAAATGCGCTGGAGCCTGAGCAAGTATAA
- a CDS encoding hydrogen peroxide-inducible genes activator encodes MTLVQLEYLVAVDTHRHFATAAEHCHITQPTLSMQLQKLEEEMGVQLFDRSRVPVRPTEIGHEIIAQARVVLAESRKIQEIVQDQKQELSGELRIGVIPTLAPYLIPLFITGFLEKNPHVRVVVQELMTSQIVEKLNHELLDVGLLVTPLENKTIKELPLFYEAFVAYINSKHPLAQQKAITADQLDLNELWVLNEGHCFRSQVLNICNRGGSMANGQGGHLDYKSGSLETLKRIVETQHGLTLLPELSVLDLAEDKLKLVHGFQEPQPLREVSMVVHRSFLKRKLIEALKQEIISSIPEHIRSRKKEQVVGVV; translated from the coding sequence ATGACACTTGTTCAATTAGAATATCTGGTGGCGGTAGATACGCACCGCCATTTCGCCACGGCCGCAGAACATTGCCACATCACGCAGCCCACCTTAAGCATGCAGCTCCAGAAGCTGGAAGAGGAGATGGGGGTGCAGCTCTTTGACCGAAGTAGGGTGCCGGTACGGCCCACTGAGATAGGCCACGAGATTATTGCGCAGGCGCGGGTGGTGCTGGCTGAGAGCCGGAAGATACAGGAGATTGTGCAGGACCAGAAGCAGGAGCTAAGCGGTGAGCTGCGCATCGGCGTTATTCCTACGCTGGCCCCTTACCTGATTCCGCTGTTCATTACAGGTTTCCTGGAGAAGAACCCACACGTACGGGTGGTGGTGCAGGAGCTGATGACCAGCCAGATCGTTGAAAAGCTAAACCATGAGCTGCTGGACGTGGGGCTGCTGGTAACGCCGCTTGAAAACAAGACCATCAAGGAGCTGCCGCTGTTTTACGAGGCCTTTGTGGCTTATATCAACTCTAAACACCCGCTTGCACAGCAAAAGGCGATAACGGCCGACCAGCTGGATCTGAATGAGCTGTGGGTGCTGAACGAAGGACATTGCTTCCGAAGCCAGGTGCTCAATATCTGCAACCGCGGCGGGAGCATGGCTAATGGCCAGGGAGGCCACCTCGACTATAAAAGCGGATCGCTGGAAACCCTCAAGCGCATCGTGGAAACGCAGCATGGCCTCACGCTGCTGCCCGAACTCTCAGTACTGGATTTGGCGGAAGATAAGCTAAAGCTGGTGCATGGGTTTCAGGAGCCCCAGCCGCTGCGCGAAGTAAGCATGGTGGTGCACCGCAGCTTCCTGAAGCGCAAGCTCATAGAAGCACTGAAGCAGGAAATTATAAGTTCCATTCCTGAACACATCCGCTCACGCAAAAAAGAGCAGGTGGTGGGCGTAGTATAA